The genomic interval GGCTAATTTCTTTCCCTCGGCCCTCAGGTGCTCCGCTATGCGGGAGATCTCCCTCCAGTCCATCAGGAGCATCCCCCTGTTCCCGGGCTGGTCCTCGTACTCCTCCCTCAGGGCGGCGGTCCTGGCCCCGAAGCTGCCATCAGCGTAAACCTTGTTGCCCTCCACCGAGAGCAAATCCCCCCTGAGATCCGAGCTCAGCCCCCGGGAGAGGTAGAGCCTCACCCTTATCGGCAGGAGGCCCCTCTCGAGCAACCCCCTCAGAACGTTCAGCTCCTCCAGCGAGGCGTCCATGCTGTGCACCTCTGTGATGCCGAAGGATGAGAGAGTTCTCATGGCCCTCAACATCAGGCTTTCGACCTCCTTTGTAGCCCTAATCCTTCTCATCGCCTCATAAAACTCATCCTCGAACAGGAGGTCCTTGTGGATGCCCAGCTCCTTCATAGCCCTGGAGTTGACAACGCCCGCGTGCATGCACACCCTGGCCAGGATGACTGGGTTGTCAGGAGCCGCCTCATCCAGATCCTGGGCCCTCGGGTATCTCCCCTCCGCGAGGAGCTCCTGGTCCCATCCCCGCCCCACTATCCACTCCCCGGGCCTCGACACCCTGACCCTGGACCTAACGGCCTCCTTGAGCTCCTC from Candidatus Korarchaeota archaeon NZ13-K carries:
- a CDS encoding amidohydrolase gives rise to the protein MLFAIENARVMGSYERSCVVIGNGRILEVGSSSLCEGYRGRARFLDAEGRVLIPGIVDSHIHLLSYALSMRELELRGVRSIEELKEAVRSRVRVSRPGEWIVGRGWDQELLAEGRYPRAQDLDEAAPDNPVILARVCMHAGVVNSRAMKELGIHKDLLFEDEFYEAMRRIRATKEVESLMLRAMRTLSSFGITEVHSMDASLEELNVLRGLLERGLLPIRVRLYLSRGLSSDLRGDLLSVEGNKVYADGSFGARTAALREEYEDQPGNRGMLLMDWREISRIAEHLRAEGKKLAVHAIGDRALEEVIKAIESGFNNLRVEHASLTPPDLLERLARARPEMIAVQPHFTVTDWWLGSRLGSRVRHAYRFREMIELGLRISGSSDSPVEPANPWMSIEAAVTGGELGASPMSLD